A part of Falco cherrug isolate bFalChe1 chromosome 16, bFalChe1.pri, whole genome shotgun sequence genomic DNA contains:
- the PPARD gene encoding peroxisome proliferator-activated receptor delta isoform X1, whose product MEQLQEEVPEVRKKEEEEEEAVMVASGASDPSGGPDSSLPSSSYTDLSQSSSPSLSDQLQMGCEEAALGALNVECRVCGDKASGFHYGVHACEGCKGFFRRTIRMKLEYEKCERSCKIQKKNRNKCQYCRFQKCLSLGMSHNAIRFGRMPEAEKRKLVAGLTASEISCQNPQVADLKAFSKHIYNAYLKNFNMTKKKARGILTGKASSTPQPFVIHDMDTLWQAEKGLVWKQLVNGIPPYKEIGVHVFYRCQCTTVETVRELTEFAKSIPSFLGLYLNDQVTLLKYGVHEAIFAMLASIMNKDGLLVANGNGFVTREFLRSLRKPFSEIMEPKFEFAVKFNALELDDSDLSLFVAAIILCGDRPGLMNVKQVEKIQDNILQALEFHLQSNHPDAQYLFPKLLQKMADLRQLVTEHAQLVQKIKKTETETSLHPLLQEIYKDMY is encoded by the exons ATGGAACAACTACAGGAGGAAGTACCTGAGGtcaggaaaaaggaggaggaagaggaagaggcagtGATGGTGGCAAGTGGAGCCTCAGACCCAAGTGGAGGACCAGACAGCTCGCTGCCTTCGAGCAGCTACACAG ACCTTTCGCAgagctcctctccctccctatCGGACCAACTGCAGATGGGCTGTGAGGAAGCGGCCTTGGGAGCACTGAACGTGGAGTGCAGGGTCTGCGGAGACAAAGCCTCGGGGTTTCACTATGGTGTGCACGCCTGTGAGGGCTGCAAG GGATTCTTCCGCCGGACGATCCGCATGAAGCTGGAGTACGAGAAGTGCGAGAGGAGCTGCAAGATTCAGAAGAAGAACCGGAACAAGTGCCAGTACTGCCGCTTCCAGAAATGTCTCTCGCTGGGCATGTCACATAACG CAATCCGCTTCGGCCGCATGCCGGAGGCAGAGAAGAGGAAGCTGGTGGCGGGGCTGACGGCGAGCGAGATCAGCTGCCAGAACCCACAGGTGGCCGACCTGAAAGCTTTCTCCAAGCACATCTACAACGCCTACCTGAAAAATTTCAACATGACCAAAAAGAAGGCGAGAGGTATCTTGACCGGGAAGGCCAGCAGCACACCA CAGCCTTTTGTGATCCATGACATGGACACCTTGTGGCAGGCAGAAAAGGGGCTGGTGTGGAAACAGCTAGTGAATGGCATTCCCCCCTACAAGGAGATCGGGGTGCACGTCTTCTACCGCTGCCAGTGCACCACGGTGGAGACTGTGCGGGAGCTCACCGAGTTCGCCAAGAGCATCCCCAGCTTCCTAGGCCTCTACTTGAACGACCAAGTGACTCTGCTGAAGTACGGGGTGCATGAGGCCATCTTCGCCATGCTGGCCTCTATCATGAACAAGGATGGGCTGCTGGTGGCCAACGGGAACGGCTTTGTGACCCGCGAGTTCCTGCGTAGCCTGCGCAAGCCCTTCAGCGAGATCATGGAGCCCAAATTTGAGTTTGCTGTGAAGTTCAACGCGCTGGAGCTGGATGACAGTGACCTGTCTCTGTTTGTGGCTGCCATTATCCTGTGCGGAG ACCGTCCTGGCCTGATGAACGTGAAGCAGGTGGAGAAGATCCAAGACAACATCCTGCAAGCGCTGGAGTTTCACCTGCAGTCTAACCACCCCGATGCCCAGTACCTCTTCCccaagctgctgcagaagatggCCGACCTGCGGCAGCTGGTGACAGAGCACGCCCAGCTGGTGCAGAAGATCAAGAAGACAGAGACGGAGACATCTCTTCACCCGCTTCTGCAGGAGATCTACAAGGACATGTACTAA
- the FANCE gene encoding Fanconi anemia group E protein isoform X1: MRRISLRPSRCDPCQALPNFLAGGCEAPGAAMEPPWLRSFDKPCRLLLHTLASGSSGTLAALRMLQRGQAHEGAGQAFPWQPFIAALCAEEPTLEGPEAALALKPRLLLLPVMCQRNLFSLLLVVRAMVPGGCLGQLLQAVEQDSHVDPWVRALGDLLQQGPRGEERSPPPTPLSSVCQQQLSCLCQKITQNKPEGQRKLNWCFSKQPGAAGDVAETMLQDGKHKKVLEESLDLDREREGKGLLLEEVVFDPPGAQEAGDVAGMEEEVPAEPSGDGAAQNLDGAALESSEQDAAGEPRKIPQAELAAEVQSFLQMHGQRLKMLLQKESDRSDLSIPLEVYVLNSCSPSQLEGLCSFLQLSMCPEHLLVRFCSWLLALTPNLSYTSAAVLAEQLFLRRVLSLTQAPSRHLMAALASFCSKYSQPFCEVLVAAVLREPGEGAEQTKLVCELVEECLEPDCVRLVLSQVLEMPLTEKLLPVLQAVLERQEVLPPEPFELLVLTLCRQAPVFATSLNYAKLVTAMLTMYQSQVTPAHRSSLAAALDQSNAALKKSLQAILEGAR, encoded by the exons ATGCGCAGAATCTCCCTGCGCCCCTCTCGGTGTGACCCGTGTCAGGCGCTCCCCAATTTTCTTGCAGGCGGCTGCGAAGCCCCCGGAGCAGCGATGGAGCCCCCCTGGCTGCGGAGCTTCGACAAGCCGTGCCGCCTCCTGCTCCACACGCTCGCCTCCGGCTCCTCCGGGACGCTGGCTGCCCTCCGAATGCTGCAGCGGGGCCAGGCCCACGAGGGAGCGGGGCAGGCGTTTCCCTGGCAGCCCTTCATCGCAGCCCTGTGTGCTGAGGAGCCCACGCTGGAGGGGCCGGAGGCGGCCCTGGCTCT TAAGccacggctgctgctgcttcccgtCATGTGCCAGAGAAacctcttctccctgctcctcGTGGTGCGAGCCATGGTGCCAgggggctgcctgggccagctgctccaggctgtgGAGCAGGATTCCCATGTGGATCCCTGGGTGCGGGCACTGGGGGATCTGCTCCAGCAGGGACCAAGGGGAGAGGAGCGCTCCCCACCTCCCACTCCCTTGTCTTctgtgtgccagcagcagcttaGCTGCCTGTGCCAGAAAATCACCCAGAACAAACCAGAGGggcaaagaaaactgaactggTGCTTCAGCAAGCAGCCCGGTGCCGCTGGGGATGTGGCTGAAACTATGCTTCAAGATGGGAAGCACAAGAAAGTGTTGGAGGAGAGCCTGGATTTggacagggagagagagggaaaggggtTGCTTCTGGAGGAGGTGGTGTTTGACCCCCCGGGAGCCCAGGAGGCTGGGGATGTGGCAGGGATGGAAGAGGAGGTACCTGCGGAGCCTTCAGGGGACGGAGCTGCTCAGAACCTGGATGGAGCTGCTCTGGAAAGCTCGGAGCAGGATGCAGCCGGGGAGCCCAGGAAGattccccaggcagagctggcagcagaggtCCAGTCCTTTCTCCAG ATGCATGGACAGAGgctgaaaatgctgctgcagaaggagtCTGAC CGCTCAGATCTGAGCATCCCGCTGGAGGTGTACGTCCTGAacagctgctctcccagccaG ctTGAGGGGCTGtgctccttcctccagctctccaTGTGCCCGGAGCACCTCCTGGTGCGTTTCTGCAGCTGGCTGTTAGCTCTCACCCCCAACCTCAGCTACACCAGCGCGGCCGTCTtggcagagcagctcttccTCAGGCGA GTCCTGTCCCTCACCCAGGCACCCTCCCGTCACCTCATGGCTGCCCTCGCTTCGTTTTGCTCCAAGTATTCCCAGCCCTTCTGTGAAGTCCTGGTGGCTGCGGTCCTACGGGAGCCTGGGGAAG GTGCTGAGCAGACCAAGCTGGTGTGCGAGCTTGTGGAGGAGTGCCTGGAGCCAGACTGTGTACGACTGGTGCTAAG CCAAGTCCTAGAGATGCCTTTGACAGAGAAGctcctgccagtgctgcaggctgtgctggagcgGCAG GAGGTGCTGCCCCCCGAGCCCTTTGAACTCCTGGTCCTGACTCTGTGCCGGCaggccccagtctttgccacGTCACTGAATTATGCCAAGCTGGTGACAGCCATGCTCACCATGTACCAAAGCCAG GTCACCCCAGCCCACCGGAGCagtctggctgctgctctggatCAGAGCAATGCGGCCCTGAAGAAATCACTGCAGGCCATTCTGGAAGGAGCCAGGTGA
- the FANCE gene encoding Fanconi anemia group E protein isoform X4 → MEPPWLRSFDKPCRLLLHTLASGSSGTLAALRMLQRGQAHEGAGQAFPWQPFIAALCAEEPTLEGPEAALALKPRLLLLPVMCQRNLFSLLLVVRAMVPGGCLGQLLQAVEQDSHVDPWVRALGDLLQQGPRGEERSPPPTPLSSVCQQQLSCLCQKITQNKPEGQRKLNWCFSKQPGAAGDVAETMLQDGKHKKVLEESLDLDREREGKGLLLEEVVFDPPGAQEAGDVAGMEEEVPAEPSGDGAAQNLDGAALESSEQDAAGEPRKIPQAELAAEVQSFLQMHGQRLKMLLQKESDRSDLSIPLEVYVLNSCSPSQLEGLCSFLQLSMCPEHLLVRFCSWLLALTPNLSYTSAAVLAEQLFLRRVLSLTQAPSRHLMAALASFCSKYSQPFCEVLVAAVLREPGEGAEQTKLVCELVEECLEPDCVRLVLSQVLEMPLTEKLLPVLQAVLERQEVLPPEPFELLVLTLCRQAPVFATSLNYAKLVTAMLTMYQSQVTPAHRSSLAAALDQSNAALKKSLQAILEGAR, encoded by the exons ATGGAGCCCCCCTGGCTGCGGAGCTTCGACAAGCCGTGCCGCCTCCTGCTCCACACGCTCGCCTCCGGCTCCTCCGGGACGCTGGCTGCCCTCCGAATGCTGCAGCGGGGCCAGGCCCACGAGGGAGCGGGGCAGGCGTTTCCCTGGCAGCCCTTCATCGCAGCCCTGTGTGCTGAGGAGCCCACGCTGGAGGGGCCGGAGGCGGCCCTGGCTCT TAAGccacggctgctgctgcttcccgtCATGTGCCAGAGAAacctcttctccctgctcctcGTGGTGCGAGCCATGGTGCCAgggggctgcctgggccagctgctccaggctgtgGAGCAGGATTCCCATGTGGATCCCTGGGTGCGGGCACTGGGGGATCTGCTCCAGCAGGGACCAAGGGGAGAGGAGCGCTCCCCACCTCCCACTCCCTTGTCTTctgtgtgccagcagcagcttaGCTGCCTGTGCCAGAAAATCACCCAGAACAAACCAGAGGggcaaagaaaactgaactggTGCTTCAGCAAGCAGCCCGGTGCCGCTGGGGATGTGGCTGAAACTATGCTTCAAGATGGGAAGCACAAGAAAGTGTTGGAGGAGAGCCTGGATTTggacagggagagagagggaaaggggtTGCTTCTGGAGGAGGTGGTGTTTGACCCCCCGGGAGCCCAGGAGGCTGGGGATGTGGCAGGGATGGAAGAGGAGGTACCTGCGGAGCCTTCAGGGGACGGAGCTGCTCAGAACCTGGATGGAGCTGCTCTGGAAAGCTCGGAGCAGGATGCAGCCGGGGAGCCCAGGAAGattccccaggcagagctggcagcagaggtCCAGTCCTTTCTCCAG ATGCATGGACAGAGgctgaaaatgctgctgcagaaggagtCTGAC CGCTCAGATCTGAGCATCCCGCTGGAGGTGTACGTCCTGAacagctgctctcccagccaG ctTGAGGGGCTGtgctccttcctccagctctccaTGTGCCCGGAGCACCTCCTGGTGCGTTTCTGCAGCTGGCTGTTAGCTCTCACCCCCAACCTCAGCTACACCAGCGCGGCCGTCTtggcagagcagctcttccTCAGGCGA GTCCTGTCCCTCACCCAGGCACCCTCCCGTCACCTCATGGCTGCCCTCGCTTCGTTTTGCTCCAAGTATTCCCAGCCCTTCTGTGAAGTCCTGGTGGCTGCGGTCCTACGGGAGCCTGGGGAAG GTGCTGAGCAGACCAAGCTGGTGTGCGAGCTTGTGGAGGAGTGCCTGGAGCCAGACTGTGTACGACTGGTGCTAAG CCAAGTCCTAGAGATGCCTTTGACAGAGAAGctcctgccagtgctgcaggctgtgctggagcgGCAG GAGGTGCTGCCCCCCGAGCCCTTTGAACTCCTGGTCCTGACTCTGTGCCGGCaggccccagtctttgccacGTCACTGAATTATGCCAAGCTGGTGACAGCCATGCTCACCATGTACCAAAGCCAG GTCACCCCAGCCCACCGGAGCagtctggctgctgctctggatCAGAGCAATGCGGCCCTGAAGAAATCACTGCAGGCCATTCTGGAAGGAGCCAGGTGA
- the FANCE gene encoding Fanconi anemia group E protein isoform X3, translating to MRRISLRPSRCDPCQALPNFLAGGCEAPGAAMEPPWLRSFDKPCRLLLHTLASGSSGTLAALRMLQRGQAHEGAGQAFPWQPFIAALCAEEPTLEGPEAALALKPRLLLLPVMCQRNLFSLLLVVRAMVPGGCLGQLLQAVEQDSHVDPWVRALGDLLQQGPRGEERSPPPTPLSSVCQQQLSCLCQKITQNKPEGQRKLNWCFSKQPGAAGDVAETMLQDGKHKKVLEESLDLDREREGKGLLLEEVVFDPPGAQEAGDVAGMEEEVPAEPSGDGAAQNLDGAALESSEQDAAGEPRKIPQAELAAEVQSFLQMHGQRLKMLLQKESDRSDLSIPLEVYVLNSCSPSQLSMCPEHLLVRFCSWLLALTPNLSYTSAAVLAEQLFLRRVLSLTQAPSRHLMAALASFCSKYSQPFCEVLVAAVLREPGEGAEQTKLVCELVEECLEPDCVRLVLSQVLEMPLTEKLLPVLQAVLERQEVLPPEPFELLVLTLCRQAPVFATSLNYAKLVTAMLTMYQSQVTPAHRSSLAAALDQSNAALKKSLQAILEGAR from the exons ATGCGCAGAATCTCCCTGCGCCCCTCTCGGTGTGACCCGTGTCAGGCGCTCCCCAATTTTCTTGCAGGCGGCTGCGAAGCCCCCGGAGCAGCGATGGAGCCCCCCTGGCTGCGGAGCTTCGACAAGCCGTGCCGCCTCCTGCTCCACACGCTCGCCTCCGGCTCCTCCGGGACGCTGGCTGCCCTCCGAATGCTGCAGCGGGGCCAGGCCCACGAGGGAGCGGGGCAGGCGTTTCCCTGGCAGCCCTTCATCGCAGCCCTGTGTGCTGAGGAGCCCACGCTGGAGGGGCCGGAGGCGGCCCTGGCTCT TAAGccacggctgctgctgcttcccgtCATGTGCCAGAGAAacctcttctccctgctcctcGTGGTGCGAGCCATGGTGCCAgggggctgcctgggccagctgctccaggctgtgGAGCAGGATTCCCATGTGGATCCCTGGGTGCGGGCACTGGGGGATCTGCTCCAGCAGGGACCAAGGGGAGAGGAGCGCTCCCCACCTCCCACTCCCTTGTCTTctgtgtgccagcagcagcttaGCTGCCTGTGCCAGAAAATCACCCAGAACAAACCAGAGGggcaaagaaaactgaactggTGCTTCAGCAAGCAGCCCGGTGCCGCTGGGGATGTGGCTGAAACTATGCTTCAAGATGGGAAGCACAAGAAAGTGTTGGAGGAGAGCCTGGATTTggacagggagagagagggaaaggggtTGCTTCTGGAGGAGGTGGTGTTTGACCCCCCGGGAGCCCAGGAGGCTGGGGATGTGGCAGGGATGGAAGAGGAGGTACCTGCGGAGCCTTCAGGGGACGGAGCTGCTCAGAACCTGGATGGAGCTGCTCTGGAAAGCTCGGAGCAGGATGCAGCCGGGGAGCCCAGGAAGattccccaggcagagctggcagcagaggtCCAGTCCTTTCTCCAG ATGCATGGACAGAGgctgaaaatgctgctgcagaaggagtCTGAC CGCTCAGATCTGAGCATCCCGCTGGAGGTGTACGTCCTGAacagctgctctcccagccaG ctctccaTGTGCCCGGAGCACCTCCTGGTGCGTTTCTGCAGCTGGCTGTTAGCTCTCACCCCCAACCTCAGCTACACCAGCGCGGCCGTCTtggcagagcagctcttccTCAGGCGA GTCCTGTCCCTCACCCAGGCACCCTCCCGTCACCTCATGGCTGCCCTCGCTTCGTTTTGCTCCAAGTATTCCCAGCCCTTCTGTGAAGTCCTGGTGGCTGCGGTCCTACGGGAGCCTGGGGAAG GTGCTGAGCAGACCAAGCTGGTGTGCGAGCTTGTGGAGGAGTGCCTGGAGCCAGACTGTGTACGACTGGTGCTAAG CCAAGTCCTAGAGATGCCTTTGACAGAGAAGctcctgccagtgctgcaggctgtgctggagcgGCAG GAGGTGCTGCCCCCCGAGCCCTTTGAACTCCTGGTCCTGACTCTGTGCCGGCaggccccagtctttgccacGTCACTGAATTATGCCAAGCTGGTGACAGCCATGCTCACCATGTACCAAAGCCAG GTCACCCCAGCCCACCGGAGCagtctggctgctgctctggatCAGAGCAATGCGGCCCTGAAGAAATCACTGCAGGCCATTCTGGAAGGAGCCAGGTGA
- the PPARD gene encoding peroxisome proliferator-activated receptor delta isoform X2: MEQLQEEVPEVRKKEEEEEEAVMVASGASDPSGGPDSSLPSSSYTDLSQSSSPSLSDQLQMGCEEAALGALNVECRVCGDKASGFHYGVHACEGCKGFFRRTIRMKLEYEKCERSCKIQKKNRNKCQYCRFQKCLSLGMSHNAIRFGRMPEAEKRKLVAGLTASEISCQNPQVADLKAFSKHIYNAYLKNFNMTKKKARGILTGKASSTPPFVIHDMDTLWQAEKGLVWKQLVNGIPPYKEIGVHVFYRCQCTTVETVRELTEFAKSIPSFLGLYLNDQVTLLKYGVHEAIFAMLASIMNKDGLLVANGNGFVTREFLRSLRKPFSEIMEPKFEFAVKFNALELDDSDLSLFVAAIILCGDRPGLMNVKQVEKIQDNILQALEFHLQSNHPDAQYLFPKLLQKMADLRQLVTEHAQLVQKIKKTETETSLHPLLQEIYKDMY; encoded by the exons ATGGAACAACTACAGGAGGAAGTACCTGAGGtcaggaaaaaggaggaggaagaggaagaggcagtGATGGTGGCAAGTGGAGCCTCAGACCCAAGTGGAGGACCAGACAGCTCGCTGCCTTCGAGCAGCTACACAG ACCTTTCGCAgagctcctctccctccctatCGGACCAACTGCAGATGGGCTGTGAGGAAGCGGCCTTGGGAGCACTGAACGTGGAGTGCAGGGTCTGCGGAGACAAAGCCTCGGGGTTTCACTATGGTGTGCACGCCTGTGAGGGCTGCAAG GGATTCTTCCGCCGGACGATCCGCATGAAGCTGGAGTACGAGAAGTGCGAGAGGAGCTGCAAGATTCAGAAGAAGAACCGGAACAAGTGCCAGTACTGCCGCTTCCAGAAATGTCTCTCGCTGGGCATGTCACATAACG CAATCCGCTTCGGCCGCATGCCGGAGGCAGAGAAGAGGAAGCTGGTGGCGGGGCTGACGGCGAGCGAGATCAGCTGCCAGAACCCACAGGTGGCCGACCTGAAAGCTTTCTCCAAGCACATCTACAACGCCTACCTGAAAAATTTCAACATGACCAAAAAGAAGGCGAGAGGTATCTTGACCGGGAAGGCCAGCAGCACACCA CCTTTTGTGATCCATGACATGGACACCTTGTGGCAGGCAGAAAAGGGGCTGGTGTGGAAACAGCTAGTGAATGGCATTCCCCCCTACAAGGAGATCGGGGTGCACGTCTTCTACCGCTGCCAGTGCACCACGGTGGAGACTGTGCGGGAGCTCACCGAGTTCGCCAAGAGCATCCCCAGCTTCCTAGGCCTCTACTTGAACGACCAAGTGACTCTGCTGAAGTACGGGGTGCATGAGGCCATCTTCGCCATGCTGGCCTCTATCATGAACAAGGATGGGCTGCTGGTGGCCAACGGGAACGGCTTTGTGACCCGCGAGTTCCTGCGTAGCCTGCGCAAGCCCTTCAGCGAGATCATGGAGCCCAAATTTGAGTTTGCTGTGAAGTTCAACGCGCTGGAGCTGGATGACAGTGACCTGTCTCTGTTTGTGGCTGCCATTATCCTGTGCGGAG ACCGTCCTGGCCTGATGAACGTGAAGCAGGTGGAGAAGATCCAAGACAACATCCTGCAAGCGCTGGAGTTTCACCTGCAGTCTAACCACCCCGATGCCCAGTACCTCTTCCccaagctgctgcagaagatggCCGACCTGCGGCAGCTGGTGACAGAGCACGCCCAGCTGGTGCAGAAGATCAAGAAGACAGAGACGGAGACATCTCTTCACCCGCTTCTGCAGGAGATCTACAAGGACATGTACTAA
- the LOC102045937 gene encoding probable E3 ubiquitin-protein ligase makorin-1: MEPGSLVASGVLRARGDCLRPPCRNFARGSCRWGQNCRFSHDRKSVQICRYFQSGFCSYGECCSYQHIQDDPVPVGTRHGPVPPGRWGSQPGSVPTAGGGGWGVARRSSAHPVPSVRHVPFKLPSAEVKEKEKDKNISAPDSAPRGAISREFVPAGAQGASGSQPQGLGLDPNSSDPREAVVETVTRTDPAKVTMEPGAAAALVPTAVLRARSEAVVCGICMDRVYEKPLPEERLFGILPNCSHAYCVGCIRKWRRSRDFQSMVIKACPECRITSSYYIPNKYWVSDAEEKEKLIKTFKARTGKIRCKFFVQNSGHCPFKSDCIYLHEVPARQPLQRRQRWPRMPAVFSPSPSESSDEDEELCVLEWALTLALTETDVLLELRP, translated from the exons atggagccaggctcgCTGGTGGCATCTGGGGTGTTAAGGGCCCGGGGGGACTGTCTGAGACCCCCGTGCAG GAATTTTGCCCGCGGATCCTGCCGATGGGGCCAGAACTGCCGCTTCTCTCACGATAGAAAATCAGTCCAGATCTGCAGGTACTTCCAGAGCGGGTTTTGCAGCTATGGAGAGTGCTGCAG CTACCAGCACATCCAGGATGACCCAGTGCCAGTGGGAACCCGCCATGGCCCCGTGCCCCCCGGCCGCTGGGGCTCGCAGCCTGGCAGTGTGCCCACAGCagggggcgggggctggggggtagCACGGCGCAGCTCGgcccaccctgtccccagcGTGAGGCATGTGCCCTTCAAGTTGCCAAGCGCGGAGGttaaggagaaagagaaagacaagAACATCTCAGCACCTGATAGTGCCCCCCGTGGGGCCATCAGCAGAGAATTTGTCCCTGCAGGAGCTCAGGGTGCTTCAG gctcccAGCCCCAAGGGCTGGGACTGGATCCAAACTCCTCCGACCCCAGAGAGGCAGTGGTGGAGACGGTGACACGGACTGACCCTGCCAAG GTCACGATGGAGCCGGGCGCTGCGGCAGCCCTGGTCCCCACTGCGGTGCTGAGGGCTCGGAGCGAGGCCGTGGTGTGCGGCATCTGCATGGACCGTGTGTATGAGAAGCCACTGCCAGAGGAGCGGCTCTTTGGGATCCTCCCGAACTGCAGCCACGCGTACTGCGTGGGCTGCATCCGCAAGTGGCGTCGCAGCCGGGACTTCCAGAGCATGGTCATCAA GGCCTGCCCAGAGTGCCGGATCACCTCCAGTTACTACATCCCCAACAAATACTGGGTCTCGGATGcggaggagaaggagaagctCATCAAAACCTTCAAGGCGCGGACAGG GAAAATCAGGTGCAAGTTCTTTGTCCAGAACTCTGGCCACTGCCCGTTCAAGTCAGACTGCATCTACCTGCATGAGGTGCCTGCCAGGCAGCCACTGCAGCGCAGGCAGCGGTGGCCGAGGATGCCCGCT gtgtTCAGCCCTTCTCCCTCAGAGAGCTCTGATGAGGATGAGGAGCTCTGCGTGCTGGAGTGGGCACTCACCCTGGCCCTGACGGAGACAGACGTGCTGCTTGAGTTAAGGCCATGA
- the FANCE gene encoding Fanconi anemia group E protein isoform X2: MRRISLRPSRCDPCQALPNFLAGGCEAPGAAMEPPWLRSFDKPCRLLLHTLASGSSGTLAALRMLQRGQAHEGAGQAFPWQPFIAALCAEEPTLEGPEAALALKPRLLLLPVMCQRNLFSLLLVVRAMVPGGCLGQLLQAVEQDSHVDPWVRALGDLLQQGPRGEERSPPPTPLSSVCQQQLSCLCQKITQNKPEGQRKLNWCFSKQPGAAGDVAETMLQDGKHKKVLEESLDLDREREGKGLLLEEVVFDPPGAQEAGDVAGMEEEVPAEPSGDGAAQNLDGAALESSEQDAAGEPRKIPQAELAAEVQSFLQMHGQRLKMLLQKESDRSDLSIPLEVYVLNSCSPSQLEGLCSFLQLSMCPEHLLVRFCSWLLALTPNLSYTSAAVLAEQLFLRRVLSLTQAPSRHLMAALASFCSKYSQPFCEVLVAAVLREPGEGAEQTKLVCELVEECLEPDCVRLVLSQVLEMPLTEKLLPVLQAVLERQEVLPPEPFELLVLTLCRQAPVFATSLNYAKLVTAMLTMYQSQVTPAHRSSLAAALDQSNAALKKSLQAILEGAR; the protein is encoded by the exons ATGCGCAGAATCTCCCTGCGCCCCTCTCGGTGTGACCCGTGTCAGGCGCTCCCCAATTTTCTTGCAGGCGGCTGCGAAGCCCCCGGAGCAGCGATGGAGCCCCCCTGGCTGCGGAGCTTCGACAAGCCGTGCCGCCTCCTGCTCCACACGCTCGCCTCCGGCTCCTCCGGGACGCTGGCTGCCCTCCGAATGCTGCAGCGGGGCCAGGCCCACGAGGGAGCGGGGCAGGCGTTTCCCTGGCAGCCCTTCATCGCAGCCCTGTGTGCTGAGGAGCCCACGCTGGAGGGGCCGGAGGCGGCCCTGGCTCT TAAGccacggctgctgctgcttcccgtCATGTGCCAGAGAAacctcttctccctgctcctcGTGGTGCGAGCCATGGTGCCAgggggctgcctgggccagctgctccaggctgtgGAGCAGGATTCCCATGTGGATCCCTGGGTGCGGGCACTGGGGGATCTGCTCCAGCAGGGACCAAGGGGAGAGGAGCGCTCCCCACCTCCCACTCCCTTGTCTTctgtgtgccagcagcagcttaGCTGCCTGTGCCAGAAAATCACCCAGAACAAACCAGAGGggcaaagaaaactgaactggTGCTTCAGCAAGCAGCCCGGTGCCGCTGGGGATGTGGCTGAAACTATGCTTCAAGATGGGAAGCACAAGAAAGTGTTGGAGGAGAGCCTGGATTTggacagggagagagagggaaaggggtTGCTTCTGGAGGAGGTGGTGTTTGACCCCCCGGGAGCCCAGGAGGCTGGGGATGTGGCAGGGATGGAAGAGGAGGTACCTGCGGAGCCTTCAGGGGACGGAGCTGCTCAGAACCTGGATGGAGCTGCTCTGGAAAGCTCGGAGCAGGATGCAGCCGGGGAGCCCAGGAAGattccccaggcagagctggcagcagaggtCCAGTCCTTTCTCCAG ATGCATGGACAGAGgctgaaaatgctgctgcagaaggagtCTGAC CGCTCAGATCTGAGCATCCCGCTGGAGGTGTACGTCCTGAacagctgctctcccagccaG ctTGAGGGGCTGtgctccttcctccagctctccaTGTGCCCGGAGCACCTCCTGGTGCGTTTCTGCAGCTGGCTGTTAGCTCTCACCCCCAACCTCAGCTACACCAGCGCGGCCGTCTtggcagagcagctcttccTCAGGCGA GTCCTGTCCCTCACCCAGGCACCCTCCCGTCACCTCATGGCTGCCCTCGCTTCGTTTTGCTCCAAGTATTCCCAGCCCTTCTGTGAAGTCCTGGTGGCTGCGGTCCTACGGGAGCCTGGGGAAG GTGCTGAGCAGACCAAGCTGGTGTGCGAGCTTGTGGAGGAGTGCCTGGAGCCAGACTGTGTACGACTGGTGCTAAG CCAAGTCCTAGAGATGCCTTTGACAGAGAAGctcctgccagtgctgcaggctgtgctggagcgGCAG GAGGTGCTGCCCCCCGAGCCCTTTGAACTCCTGGTCCTGACTCTGTGCCGGCaggccccagtctttgccacGTCACTGAATTATGCCAAGCTGGTGACAGCCATGCTCACCATGTACCAAAGCCAG GTCACCCCAGCCCACCGGAGCagtctggctgctgctctggatCAGAGCAATGCGGCCCTGAAGAAATCACTGCAGGCCATTCTGGAAGGAGCCAG GTGA